The region TGGCTTATCATAAGTTTAACACTTTACACTGGCATCTTACAGAAGATCAGGCATGGAGGATTGAAATTAAAAAATATCCTGAGTTAACAAAGAAAGGTGCTTACCGAAGTTATGAAGATGGCACTGTTTACGGCGGTTACTATACACAGGCAGATATAAAAGAAATTGTTGAATATGCTGCCAGCAGATTTATAAATGTTGTTCCTGAAATCGAAATGCCCGGACATTCACTTGCCGCACTGTCCTGCTATCCGGAAATTTCCTGCACAGGCGGACCATTTGATGTCGGAACTCTTTGGGGAATTTATCCTGATATTTATTGTGCCGGTAATGAAAAAACATTTCAGTTTTTGGAAGATGTGATAAGTGAAGTAGTTGAATTATTTCCCGGTAAATATATTCATGTTGGCGGTGATGAAGCACCGAAAACAAGATGGCAAAACTGTCCGAAATGTCAGCAAAGAATTAAGGATGAAAACTTAAAAGATGAAAATGAATTACAAAGTTATTTTGTAAAGCGTATGGAAAAGTTTATCAACTCAAAAGGGAAAAAGATTGTTGGATGGGATGAAATATTGGAAGGAGGGCTTGCACCGGCAGCAACTGTTCAATCCTGGCGCGGTCTTAAAGGCGCAATTGAAGCCGCTAAGATGGGACACGATGTAATTGTTTCGCCAACAACACACTGTTATTTTGATTATCCGGTTGAAACTACTGATTTACAAAAGGCGTATTCTTTTGATCCGGTTCCGCCTGAATTGAGTTTTGATGAGCGGAAACATGTTCTTGGCAGCGAAGGATTGATGTGGACAGAATATGCACCACAGGAATTAGTTGATGACCGGTTATTTCCGAGAATGTTAGCTCTTAGCGAGATAATATGGAACTATCCGCAGGAAAGAGATTTTGAATCCTTCAGACAAAGAGTCCAGAATCATTATAAAAGATTAGACTTACTTGGTGTTAACTACGGTTTGGAAGCAAAGCCCTTTGATATTACTAAAACTTTTAATCCTTCAAAAAAAGTTTATGATATTAAAGTAACTCAATTACAAAAAGATATTGACCTTAAAATCGGTTCATTCGTCAGCGAACTAATGATAAATAAAATTTCGGATAACGAATATCAATTTGAAATAGATAGATCAAATCTGGTAAATATCTTTTTACAAAAAGGTGAAAAGAAGGTTGGTAAAACTTATGCTTTTGGGATTTCTTTTAATAAAGCCAACAGAAAACCTGTTAAACTTTCTTATCCTTACAGCGAAAAATATTCTGCAGGCGGAATCGAAGCTTTAACAGATGGTATCAGAGGTTCAGATAGTTTTAGAGGCGGCGATAATACCTGGCAGGGTTATTATGGAACTGATTTTGAAGCAATAGTTGATTTAGAAAAGCCGTTCACTTTTAATCAAATATCGCTTGGAATATTTCAAGCCTCTTCTTCATTGGTAGTATTTCCTTTGTATGTTGAGTTCTATACTTCAGTTGATGGATATGAATATAAGAATGCCGGGAAGGTAGAAATCCCTTCTACATTAAAAAATCCGGATTGGATTCAAAAAGATTTTAGTGTTCAGTTAAATGATACTTATGCAAGATATATTAAAATCTTTGCAAAGAATTATGAACAATTACCAAAATGGCATCCGGTTGCACATGGAAAACCCTGGCTAATGATTGATGAGATAATAGTTGAGTAGCTTACTTGCTGCTTTAATAAAAAAATAATTGAATTTTAATTACTGCTGGTTTCTTAGCTGTTACCGGTAATTGAAAATTTTATAAAAGATTATGGGAAATGAAAACCGCAATTGTAATCGGTGCAACAGGTTTGGTCGGAAGTTTTATTACACTGCAGCTTCTTGATGATGAGCGATATGAAAAAGTTAAAGTATTTGTTCGCAATCGCCTGGGAATAAAGCATACAAAACTTGAAGAGAATATTGTGAACTTTGATTTATTGAAAGACTGGAAAGTAAAAGTATCGGGTGATGAGCTTTTTTCTGCACTTGGAACAACAATTAAAAAAGCAGGAAGCAAAGAAACACAATATAAAATAGACTTTACTTATCAATTTGAAACTGCCAAAGCCGCACTTGAAAACGGAGTTAAATCATTTTTTCTGGTTTCATCACTTGGTGCAAATTATAAATCAAGTAATTTTTATCTGCGATTAAAAGGCAGCCTTGATGAAAAAGTTCAGCAATTTGATTTTGAAAAAATTAGGATTTTCAGACCTTCAATATTAGTTGGATTAAGAAGTGAAAAGAGAGTTGGAGAAGCAATTGGAATAAAAGCAGCAGAAATTGTTACTTCAGTTATTCCAGTATTAAAAAAATACAAACCAATAAAAGCCTCTGTTGTAGCTGCGGCAATGATTGAAACTGCAAATTCAAATACGCCAGAAAGAGTAATAATTTATAATTCAGATAAAATAACTGAGTTAGTAAAGTGATTACCTAAATTACGATACCCCATCTTTGTCCGGAAAGAAAATATTAATAGTTTTTTAACTTGTTACATTTTGGTTTTGCAACCAGCAACAATGAAGAATAATTTTAACCAGGTTATTATACATAATCACTTATTGAGTTTGCCGAGATTAAATCTCTTTCTTTCATTCGTATCAAGATAGAGTTTTCTTAAACGGATTGATTTGGGAGTAACCTCCACCATTTCATCATCATCTACATATTCAAGAGCTTCTTCAAGCGAGAACTTAACTGCGGGGGTTATCTTGATTGCTTTATCAGCGCCCGAAGCTCGCATATTTGTAAGCTTTTTACCTCGCTGAATATTTACTTCGATATCGTTTTCTTTGGTATGCTCGCCTATGATTTGACCTTTGTAAACAACATCTCCCGGGTCTATAAAAAATTTTCCACGATCCTGTAAACTGTCAATAGCATAAGCGGTAGAAGGACCTTCATCCATAGAAATAATTACACCATTTTTTGAACCGTTAATAGAACCTTTGAAAAATTCATACTGATAAAAACGATGATGCATTACTGCTTCACCCTGTGTAGCATTTAAAACTTTTGTCCTCAATCCCATAATTCCGCGGGAAGGAATATGAAAATGAATCTTAGACATATTACCTTTCTTTTCCATCTTCATAAGTTCGCCGCGCCGCTGACCGACAAGTTCAATTACTTTACCCGAAAGTTCCTCCGGCACATCTACTACCAATACTTCAATTGGTTCTGCTTTTTTCCCGTCAATTTCTTTGTATATCACTTTTGGTTCGCGGATCTGGAGTTCAAAACCTTCGCGCCGCATATTTTCAACAAGTACCGAAAGGTGAAGAATTCCTCTGCCTGATACTTTAAAAGAATCAGGTGAACTTGTTTCCTGAACTTTGAGGGCAACATTATGTTCAAGCTCCTTAAATAATCTTTCTCTGATCTGACGTGATGTTACGGATTTTCCTTCGCGTCCATAAAACGGTGAATTGTTTACGGTAAATGTCATACTTATTGTTGGTTCATCAATAGAAATATTGGGCAGTGGTTCAGGATTTTCGGAATCAGTGATAGTATCACCGATATCCACATCATCAATTCCGACAATTGCGCAAATATCACCGCAAAAAACTTCCTCGGTTTCTGCTCTCTGCAGTCCTTCAAAAACCAATAACTGCTTTATCGAAACAGGATGAACAATTCCGCTGCGTTTAATGATAGAAAGTTTATCAGAATCTTTAAGCTTACCTCTGAATACTCTGCCTATTCCAATTCTTCCGACATAATCATTATAGTCCAAAGTTGTAATCTGCATTTGAACGCTGCCTTTTTTAATTATCGGAGCGGGGACATCTTTAATAATTGAATCGAGCAATGGAATTAAATTTTCACGTTTATCATTTAAATTTCTTATCGCCCAGCCGTTTCTTCCGCTTGCATAAATAACAGGAAAATCCAATTGCTCATCATTTGCGTCAAGATCAATAAACAAATCGTATATCTCATTAAGCACTTCTACAGGGCGGTTATCTGTCCGGTCTATTTTATTTATTACCACAATAGGTTTAAGGTTTAGAGAAAGTGCTTTTTCAAGCACAAATCTTGTCTGCGGCATTGGTCCTTCAAATGAATCAACTAAAAGTAAAACACCGTCAGCCATTTTAAGAACCCGTTCAACTTCTCCGCCGAAATCGGCATGTCCCGGTGTATCAATTACATTAATTTTATAATCTTTATAAGTAATGCTTATATTTTTTGCAAGTATGGTAATTCCTCTTTCGCGTTCGAGGTCATTTGAATCGAGGAATCTTTCCCTTACTATCTGATTTGATCTGAAGATTGAACATTGTTTTAATATCTGATCTACAAGTGTGGTCTTTCCATGATCAACGTGAGCAATGATTGCTATGTTTCTGATTTTTTTCATCGTTTTAAAATAGTGATTAAAAATTAAGGTGCTAATTTAATTAAGCGGGACTGAAAGCAGAAAATATTTTTATACTTTATTTTTCATCATTAATGTTTATCACAACTTTGCCAACTGTCTGCCTTGATTGAAATTTTCTTATGGCATCAATCAGATTGCTAAAATTAAACCGCTCTCCAATTACTGGTTTAGCTAAGGATAAATTTTGAATTTCAGATAAATATTTTTTCAGAATTTCAGCTTTACTCCATAAATAGATAAGATTAAAACCCATCACACTTTTATTACTGTCAGTAAGCTTTAGCGGATCAATTTTAGGACGCATAAAATATTTGCCAATAACTTTCAGGTAATTGGGTGAAAAACTTCCGGTTGAAAAATGTGCTGCACCATAAACAATTACTCTTCCGCCTGCACTTACTTGCTTAAAACTTTGTGAAAAAATCTTACCGCCAATGCTCTCAAGAACAAGATCAAGATTTCTGTTATTAATACTTTCTTTCAGTTGTTGACTGAAATTACTATTGCGGACTATAACTTTGTCGTAGCCTTCTTTTATCAGTAAGTCAGTTTTGTTCGAATTACCTACAGTGCCGATTGTAAAAGCATTAAACTTCTTTGCAATTCTGTTAGCATAAATTCCTACTCCGCCGGCAGCCGAATTAATCAACACTGTCGAATCAGTCTGGATATTTCCTAAAATAACAAGAGAGTAATAAGCTGTTAAAGAATGAACTATAAATGAAGCTCCTTCTTCAAAGCTCCAGTTTGAAGGTAACGGAGTTACATAGTTCTTATTAATATTAAGATGTGTTGCGTATGCACCAAATCTGATTACACCCATTATCTTATCACCAGGTTCAAATTCAGTAACATCTTTACCTTTATTAATTATTATACCCGAATACTCTAAACCCGGGATAAAACTTCCTTTTGGAGTTGCAGAATACAGACCTTGAATAGCAAATACGTCGGCAAAATTTAAACCAATAGCTTTAACTTCAACAGTAACTTCGTCCGGTGCAGGTTGTGAAAGGGTTTCAGTTAATAATTTCAGATTTTTGAGTGAACCAGAACTATCAATCCGGTAAACTGATCTTTCCATAGAATTTCTTATTTTAATTGCGAGTAAAATTTTAAAATTATTTAACCGATTAAATCATTGGGAAGTCAGGTTTTTCAGAAGAATAACATCAGTTAATAATTAAATATTCAATACAAATATAAAAAGTATGCTTAATGTTAGAAAGCATTTCCATTTTCTGCATTTAAGATTGGTTTGGTAATGACATTTAAATTAAAGCTTAACAGACAAGTAAAATTAACACTTATAATAGTTTTCTCTCTGTTGTTATTATATTTTTTAATAAGAACCGGTTTTTTGATTTATAATTATAACAGGTTTAGTCAGTTTTCGGCAAGTGAAATATTCTCAGCTTTCCTGATTGGATTAAGATTCGATATCAGCTCAATCTTTTTTATTAATATCTTCCCCTTAGTTCTGTTAAATCTGCCGGGTAAAATTTTTAGAAATAAATATTATGAAGGAACAATTTTTACTATACTCGTCGCAGCTAATCTTTTAATGATTATTATATCGTTTTCAGACTATGGTTATTATAATATAACGGAGCGCCGTTTAAGTTATGAATTGTATTTTATGATTTCGGATATAATAAGCATTTTGCCCGGACTTATTATTTCCCATTACATTATTTCAATTATAATTTTGTTAACTGCTGCGGCAATCATTTACTTTAGCAGTAAGTTTATTAAATCATTTCATATAAAGCATCCGCGGAAATCTACATTTGTTAAAGAATTATTATTCCTGATAGTCCTGATAATCTGTTCAATTATTGCAATAAGAGGCGGATTACAATTAAAGCCTTTAAGGCAGGCAAATGCGTTTCCAAATGAAAATCTGGAACTTGGATATCTTGCACTTAATACATCATATACTGTTATCAGAAGTTATTTTCAGAATAATATTAAAGTTATAGAGAATCTTGATTACGATGATGCATTAACAACAGTACGAAAAATGATATCAACTGACAAAGATAAATTTATTGATGACGGATTTCCGTTTTTAAGGATTACCGAAGCTGATTCAGGAATAAACAAAATGAATGTTGTAATATTCATAATGGAAAGTTGGTCTGCTAATTTTTGCGGAAGTATAACTGGTAAAAATTCTTTTACACCTTTTTTTGACAGCCTTGCTGAACACTCAATTTTGTTTACCAGCTTTTTTGCAAACGGTCAAAGATCAATAGAAAGTGTTCCTTCAATTACAGCTTCAATTCCTTCATTGTTTGATATTTCAATAATCGGATCAAGAGCCGAGTTAAATAATATTAAAGGATTAGGATCAATACTAAAGAGAGAAGGATATACCACATCATTTCATCATGGAGCAAAAAGCGGTTCGATGGGTTTTGATGGATTTACAAAACTTGCCGGATTTGATAATTATTTTGGGAAAGAAGATATGAGTGAATATGATGATGATGATACTGATGGAATGTGGGGCATTTGTGATGAGCCGTTCTTTATTGAATCTGCTAAAAATATAGATAAGTTTAATCAGCCTTTTTGTTCTGTTATCTTTTCACTTTCATCACACGATCCGTTCAGAATCCCTGATAAGAGAAAATCTTTGTTTGAAAAGTACAGCGGTGAAACAGAGCTTGAAAGGTCAATAAGATATTCGGATTTCAGCCTGCAGAAATTTTTTGAATATGTAAAAACAAAAAGCTGGTTCGATAATACTGTCTTTTTAATAACCGCTGATCATACTTTATATAATACCCGAAAAGATTTTGAATCTACTTTTCATATTCCGTTACTCATCTTTAATCCAAAAAATTCAACAGGAACAAAATATGATAAACCTGCTTCGCAGATAGATATAGTTCCATCGTTGATTGATATGCTTAATATTACAACAAAACATTCGTCAATGGGCAAATCAATTTTTGATACGGAAAAGCGGTTTGTTGTTTTTAAGTTTCATAGCGAATATACTATTCTTACAGATCAATACAGATTAGGGAATACTTTGGAAAAAGCTCCAACTTTATACTTTAATAATGATTCCTCTAATATTGATCTTTCTGAGGATAAACCGGAAATAGTTTCTGAGCTTAATAAAAAACTATTAGCATATTTACAGCTTGTGTCTTATTCCGTAGCTCACAACAAAATATTCATTCCGGATAGATAAAATCAGATATTAAATACTTTAATTATCTTTACGGCACTGATTTAATTTCTGTTTAATTAAATTACATTTACGGTATTTAACAAAGCAAAATAGTTAAAGGATAAATATGAATGATCAAATAATTGAATGTGTTCCAAACTTTTCTGAAGGACAGCGTCCTGAGATCATCAAACAAATTACTGATGAAATTGAGAAGGTTGAAGGGGTAAAACTGCTTGATGTTGATCCCGGCTACGATATGAACCGGACTGTTGTAACATTTATCGGCAATGCAAAGGGTGTAAAAGAAGCCGCATTTAATGCAATTAAAAAAGCTTCTGAACTTATTGATATGAGCAAACATAAGGGTTCACATCCAAGAATGGGTGCTACAGATGTCTGCCCGTTTGTTCCGGTAAGCGGAATAACGACAGAAGAGTGTATCGAACTTTCCAACGAAGTTGCAAAAAGAGTTGGACAGGAGTTAAATATACCTGTTTATCTTTATGAAAAATCAGCCGTTAAGCCTGAAAGAGAAAATCTTGCTAAGATAAGACAAGGAGAGTATGAAGCACTCGAAGAGAAATTAAAAAAACCGGAATGGAAACCTGATTATGGACCCTCTGAATTTAATGCAAAAGCCGGCGCAACAGTAATGGGCGTGCGTGAGTTTTTAATTGCATATAATATTAATCTGAACACACGTGAAGAAAAATATGCTTCTGATATTGCTTTTGAACTCAGAGAGAAGGGAAGAAGTGCAAGAGAGGGAAGCAAAGGTCCGTTTTATTTTAAAAGTGAGAAAATATTAAAATATGAAAAAGATAAATATCCTTGCGGCAGTTGCGATTTTACAGGAAAAACAATTTCTGAAACTGTTAAACATTGTAAAGATTCACATAATTATGATCTGACTGAACTGCTGGAATTAAATGGAATTGATCCATCCAAACCCGAAGGACAATCCGTTAAAATTCCAGGCTTGTTTAAACATTGTAAAGCAATTGGCTGGATGGTTAATAAATTTGATCGCGCACAGATATCAATAAATCTAACAAATTATAAAATTACTTCTATGCATGATGTTTTTGATGCAACAGAAAAACTTGCTGCCGATAGAGGTTTACGTGTAACAGGAAGTGAGATAGTTGGGATGGTTCCTTATCCGGCTTTACTTGAAACCGGTAAATATTATTTAAGAAAACAACATCGCTCAATCGGTGTTCCGGTAAAAGATATTCTTAATACCGCAGTTCAATCTCTTGGATTAAATGATGTATCGGAGTTTAATATTGAAGAAAGAGTATTGGGGCTGCCTGAAAATCCTGATACAGCTTTAGTTGAAATGAAACTGACTGATTTTGTTGATGAGGTCTCGAGAGAAACCCCTGCCCCCGGAGGTGGTTCTGTTGCTGCATTAGCAGGTGCACTTGGCGCTGCATTATCTTCAATGGTGGCTAATCTTACAGCAAACAAACGCGGCAGCAGTGTCGAAACAGATAAGATTCTTAACGGAGCGGCGGATAAGTGTCAGGAAATTAAAAATGCTTTAGTCAAAGCTGTAGATGATGATACAAATGCTTACAATGATTTTATTATTGCAAAGCGTTTACCGAATAAAACTTCTGAAGAAAAAAAATTGCGTGAAGAAGCAATGCAGAATGGATTGAAACATGCAGTGCTTGTTCCATTACAAACTGCACAGTTAAGTTATCAGATAATCGAAATTGCAGAAGAAGTTGCAAAGCATGGAAACCCAAGTTCTATTACTGATGTTGGAGTTGGTGCACAAAGTGCTTTTACCGGAGTGTTTGGCGGTGTTTATAATGTACTTACAAATCTTAAAGATATTAAGGATGATAAGTTTAATGCTGATATGAGAAATACTTGTAATGAACTGAAAATGCAGGCTAAGGAAAGATTAAATAAAGTACTGGAGCTTGTGGAAAGCCATCTTTAAATTATTTCTTAATAATATTGACAAGGTTTGAATTAACTTTACACTTTTACAAAGCAGAGTTGAGATATATTTTTTACTAACAAATCATTGAATGGTATTTCTTAACTCTGCAATAAGTGGATGAGAATTGAGTAAGCGTTATTATCAGGCTAAACACAGTTGAAGTCTGACAAAATATTTACTTCTAAAACATAATCTTATTTATCTGCGGGCAAAAACAACTCAAATTATTATTGATTCTAATCTAAACTACTTTTAATTTCCTTTCAGATTTTTTCCACAAACTAAAATTCAGGAGTTTATATGTCTGATAGGAAATTAAGCGGTGAAGTCTTTTATCCAAGTAAAGAAGTTCTTGATCGTACACAAGTACAATGCGAAAGTATTTATCAATCTGCTGAAAAAGATTCATTGTCATTTTGGGAAAATGAAGCAAATAAGCTTCATTGGTTCAGGAAATGGGATAAAGTTCTCGATGATTCAAAAAAACCTTTCTTCAAATGGTTTATTAACGGAAAGACAAACATCGCTTATAATTGCCTGGATGTTCACTGCGAAACTTACAGACGTAATAAAGTTGCTTTAGTGTGGGAAGGAGAAAACGGTGACTTTAGATCCTTGTCTTACTTTGCTTTAAGAAGAGAAACCTGCCGCTTTGCAAATGTACTTAGAAGTCTTGGTGTTAAAAAAGGTGACAGGGTTACGATTTATATGGGCAGAGTTCCTGAAATTGTAACTGCTATGCTTGCCTGTGCACGAATCGGTGCTATTCATTCGGTTGTTTACGGAGGCTTTTCTGTAGAATCACTGCACGAAAGATTAGAAGACAGCCAGTCAAAAGTTTTGATAGTAGCTGATGGAGCTTATCAAAGAGGCAAAATTGTTGAGTTAAAAAAGATTGCCGATGAAGCTTTGCAGCGGGCAGCAACAGTTGAAAGTGTTCTGGTTATTAAAAGAACTGGTCACGAAATCAATATGGAGTTTGGCAGGGATTTTTGGTATCACGATTTAATGTCCTCTCCGATAGCCGGAAACTCCTGTGATATTGAAATAATGGATTCAGAAGATCCTCTTTACTTACTTTATACTTCAGGAACTACCGGAAAGCCTAAAGCGATTATGCATACTCATGGCGGTTATATGGTTGGAACATATTCAACAACAAAATATGTTTTTGACCTGAGTGATGAAGATAGATTCTGGTGTGCTGCTGATCCCGGTTGGGTAACAGGGCACAGTTATATTGTTTACGGTCCTTTGTTAAACGGGGCAACTTGTTTTATGTATGAAGGAGCACCGAACTTTCCTAATCCCGGCAGATGGTGGAGTATGATTGAAAAATACGGAATCAATATACTATATGCCGCTCCTACTGCTATCAGAGGATTTATGAGATACGGTGATGCATGGGTTAAACGATACAATCTTTCATCTTTAAGACTACTTGGAAGCGTTGGCGAACCGATTAACCCTGAAGCCTGGAGATGGTATCACAAAGTAGTTGGCGGAGAAAGATGTCCGATTATGGATACCTGGTGGCAAACTGAAACAGGAGTTGTTATGATTTCTCCATTACCCTGCACGCCTTTAAAACCCGGATCAGGAACAAAACCTTTTCCCGGAATTCAGGTAGATATTCTTGATGAAAAAGGTATGCGTACCGATGATGATGAAGAAGGTTATTTGGTTATTAAAAATCCATGGCCCTCAATGTTAAGAACTATCTGGAACGATCCTGAAAGGTACATACAGCAATACTGGAGCCGCTTCCCGGGTATGTATCTTACAGGCGATTCTGCAAGGCGGGATGTAGATGGATATTATTGGATTATCGGAAGAGTTGACGATGTAATTAAAGTTTCAGGATATCGTTTAGGAACTGCAGAAATTGAAAGTGCGCTTGTTAGTCATCAGGCAGTTGCCGAAGCTGCTGCAATTGGATTGCCCCATAGTGTTAAAGGGCATGCTATACATTGCTATGTTCTGTTAAAAGCAGGGTTTGAAAAATCTGATAAGCTTATTGAAGAACTAAGACAGCACGTTGGTCACGAAGTTGGTCCAATTGCAAAACCTGAAAGCATCGAAATTGTTGATTCGCTTCCTAAAACAAGAAGCGGAAAAATTATGCGAAGAGTACTTAAAGCAAAAGCACTTGGAATTGATCCGGGAAATTTATCTACGCTGGAAGAATAAACATTGAACACTGATTAGCTAATTGAAAATTAAAAATAAGAATAGATAAGAGTTAGAAATAAAGTAGAAATCATTAAGTGTAATTTAAAGATCAAAAGTACAACAAAACCGAAAAAAGAACTATGTTAAATTAAAAGAATTATTTTTTTCAAATTATTAAAATATTATCTATTAATACTTTAATAAAAATTATTTAGTTAATTTTCGTAAACAATAAAATGGAGTTAAAAATGAAAAACCTTTTTTTTAAAAGCATTTTTTCTTTAT is a window of Ignavibacterium sp. DNA encoding:
- a CDS encoding sulfatase-like hydrolase/transferase, which codes for MTFKLKLNRQVKLTLIIVFSLLLLYFLIRTGFLIYNYNRFSQFSASEIFSAFLIGLRFDISSIFFINIFPLVLLNLPGKIFRNKYYEGTIFTILVAANLLMIIISFSDYGYYNITERRLSYELYFMISDIISILPGLIISHYIISIIILLTAAAIIYFSSKFIKSFHIKHPRKSTFVKELLFLIVLIICSIIAIRGGLQLKPLRQANAFPNENLELGYLALNTSYTVIRSYFQNNIKVIENLDYDDALTTVRKMISTDKDKFIDDGFPFLRITEADSGINKMNVVIFIMESWSANFCGSITGKNSFTPFFDSLAEHSILFTSFFANGQRSIESVPSITASIPSLFDISIIGSRAELNNIKGLGSILKREGYTTSFHHGAKSGSMGFDGFTKLAGFDNYFGKEDMSEYDDDDTDGMWGICDEPFFIESAKNIDKFNQPFCSVIFSLSSHDPFRIPDKRKSLFEKYSGETELERSIRYSDFSLQKFFEYVKTKSWFDNTVFLITADHTLYNTRKDFESTFHIPLLIFNPKNSTGTKYDKPASQIDIVPSLIDMLNITTKHSSMGKSIFDTEKRFVVFKFHSEYTILTDQYRLGNTLEKAPTLYFNNDSSNIDLSEDKPEIVSELNKKLLAYLQLVSYSVAHNKIFIPDR
- a CDS encoding NAD(P)H-binding protein; translated protein: MKTAIVIGATGLVGSFITLQLLDDERYEKVKVFVRNRLGIKHTKLEENIVNFDLLKDWKVKVSGDELFSALGTTIKKAGSKETQYKIDFTYQFETAKAALENGVKSFFLVSSLGANYKSSNFYLRLKGSLDEKVQQFDFEKIRIFRPSILVGLRSEKRVGEAIGIKAAEIVTSVIPVLKKYKPIKASVVAAAMIETANSNTPERVIIYNSDKITELVK
- a CDS encoding zinc-binding dehydrogenase, whose protein sequence is MERSVYRIDSSGSLKNLKLLTETLSQPAPDEVTVEVKAIGLNFADVFAIQGLYSATPKGSFIPGLEYSGIIINKGKDVTEFEPGDKIMGVIRFGAYATHLNINKNYVTPLPSNWSFEEGASFIVHSLTAYYSLVILGNIQTDSTVLINSAAGGVGIYANRIAKKFNAFTIGTVGNSNKTDLLIKEGYDKVIVRNSNFSQQLKESINNRNLDLVLESIGGKIFSQSFKQVSAGGRVIVYGAAHFSTGSFSPNYLKVIGKYFMRPKIDPLKLTDSNKSVMGFNLIYLWSKAEILKKYLSEIQNLSLAKPVIGERFNFSNLIDAIRKFQSRQTVGKVVININDEK
- the ftcD gene encoding glutamate formimidoyltransferase, with translation MNDQIIECVPNFSEGQRPEIIKQITDEIEKVEGVKLLDVDPGYDMNRTVVTFIGNAKGVKEAAFNAIKKASELIDMSKHKGSHPRMGATDVCPFVPVSGITTEECIELSNEVAKRVGQELNIPVYLYEKSAVKPERENLAKIRQGEYEALEEKLKKPEWKPDYGPSEFNAKAGATVMGVREFLIAYNINLNTREEKYASDIAFELREKGRSAREGSKGPFYFKSEKILKYEKDKYPCGSCDFTGKTISETVKHCKDSHNYDLTELLELNGIDPSKPEGQSVKIPGLFKHCKAIGWMVNKFDRAQISINLTNYKITSMHDVFDATEKLAADRGLRVTGSEIVGMVPYPALLETGKYYLRKQHRSIGVPVKDILNTAVQSLGLNDVSEFNIEERVLGLPENPDTALVEMKLTDFVDEVSRETPAPGGGSVAALAGALGAALSSMVANLTANKRGSSVETDKILNGAADKCQEIKNALVKAVDDDTNAYNDFIIAKRLPNKTSEEKKLREEAMQNGLKHAVLVPLQTAQLSYQIIEIAEEVAKHGNPSSITDVGVGAQSAFTGVFGGVYNVLTNLKDIKDDKFNADMRNTCNELKMQAKERLNKVLELVESHL
- a CDS encoding beta-N-acetylhexosaminidase yields the protein MKILFITVLAVFVSGVNHWTFSQMTDNNINLIPNPKSIVINEGSFTLSSKTKICFDQYSKRVADYLAEVINPVTGFNIKPEIWNGMMETNSIILSLKSKTNEYGKEGYTLVINPFNVLIEANELNGLFYGVQTLRQLFDPYINSPVRVEGIEWNLPAVVVFDKPEFEWRGLNLDCCRHFMEKDFIKRYIDLLAYHKFNTLHWHLTEDQAWRIEIKKYPELTKKGAYRSYEDGTVYGGYYTQADIKEIVEYAASRFINVVPEIEMPGHSLAALSCYPEISCTGGPFDVGTLWGIYPDIYCAGNEKTFQFLEDVISEVVELFPGKYIHVGGDEAPKTRWQNCPKCQQRIKDENLKDENELQSYFVKRMEKFINSKGKKIVGWDEILEGGLAPAATVQSWRGLKGAIEAAKMGHDVIVSPTTHCYFDYPVETTDLQKAYSFDPVPPELSFDERKHVLGSEGLMWTEYAPQELVDDRLFPRMLALSEIIWNYPQERDFESFRQRVQNHYKRLDLLGVNYGLEAKPFDITKTFNPSKKVYDIKVTQLQKDIDLKIGSFVSELMINKISDNEYQFEIDRSNLVNIFLQKGEKKVGKTYAFGISFNKANRKPVKLSYPYSEKYSAGGIEALTDGIRGSDSFRGGDNTWQGYYGTDFEAIVDLEKPFTFNQISLGIFQASSSLVVFPLYVEFYTSVDGYEYKNAGKVEIPSTLKNPDWIQKDFSVQLNDTYARYIKIFAKNYEQLPKWHPVAHGKPWLMIDEIIVE
- the typA gene encoding translational GTPase TypA, with the translated sequence MKKIRNIAIIAHVDHGKTTLVDQILKQCSIFRSNQIVRERFLDSNDLERERGITILAKNISITYKDYKINVIDTPGHADFGGEVERVLKMADGVLLLVDSFEGPMPQTRFVLEKALSLNLKPIVVINKIDRTDNRPVEVLNEIYDLFIDLDANDEQLDFPVIYASGRNGWAIRNLNDKRENLIPLLDSIIKDVPAPIIKKGSVQMQITTLDYNDYVGRIGIGRVFRGKLKDSDKLSIIKRSGIVHPVSIKQLLVFEGLQRAETEEVFCGDICAIVGIDDVDIGDTITDSENPEPLPNISIDEPTISMTFTVNNSPFYGREGKSVTSRQIRERLFKELEHNVALKVQETSSPDSFKVSGRGILHLSVLVENMRREGFELQIREPKVIYKEIDGKKAEPIEVLVVDVPEELSGKVIELVGQRRGELMKMEKKGNMSKIHFHIPSRGIMGLRTKVLNATQGEAVMHHRFYQYEFFKGSINGSKNGVIISMDEGPSTAYAIDSLQDRGKFFIDPGDVVYKGQIIGEHTKENDIEVNIQRGKKLTNMRASGADKAIKITPAVKFSLEEALEYVDDDEMVEVTPKSIRLRKLYLDTNERKRFNLGKLNK